The Sulfuricurvum sp. genome contains a region encoding:
- a CDS encoding ferredoxin-thioredoxin reductase catalytic domain-containing protein codes for MSIIKIDMNSPEFQAELEKTVRFTDKVVAQFNWVYNPHAEINEGVQMGLARNKMMYNKRFCPCYMVEEVDGVYKSSDNRLCPCTPAIEQEIPQEGVCHCQIFCTPEYAVSLMKSEEIETVTHQHSRGLTTEECQFLLQKRNIDADELTSLFEARELGMVTFKLVDVREWMEWKSGRIEGVDILVPTSSFFQTLNESGLNNDENIIVYCHVGSRSAHCQRILTDMGYTKVTNLIHGIVGYSGKIVRG; via the coding sequence ATGAGTATCATCAAAATCGATATGAATTCACCTGAGTTTCAGGCTGAACTCGAAAAAACAGTTAGATTTACCGATAAAGTCGTTGCGCAATTCAACTGGGTATACAATCCTCATGCTGAAATCAACGAGGGTGTCCAAATGGGACTTGCCCGTAATAAAATGATGTATAACAAACGGTTTTGCCCTTGTTATATGGTGGAAGAGGTAGATGGCGTCTATAAAAGTAGTGATAATAGACTCTGCCCTTGTACTCCTGCTATTGAGCAAGAGATACCACAAGAGGGTGTTTGTCACTGTCAAATTTTTTGTACACCTGAATATGCGGTATCCTTGATGAAATCCGAAGAGATTGAAACCGTCACCCATCAACATTCCCGTGGTCTTACTACCGAAGAGTGCCAATTTTTACTACAAAAACGCAATATCGACGCAGATGAGCTAACCTCTCTCTTTGAAGCGCGTGAGCTTGGAATGGTGACCTTCAAATTGGTGGACGTTCGTGAATGGATGGAGTGGAAATCAGGCCGTATTGAAGGGGTAGATATTCTTGTTCCAACAAGTAGTTTTTTCCAAACACTCAATGAATCAGGACTCAATAATGATGAAAACATCATTGTATACTGTCATGTAGGAAGTCGAAGTGCCCATTGTCAACGTATCCTTACTGATATGGGATACACTAAAGTAACCAATCTTATCCACGGTATTGTGGGATACAGTGGTAAAATCGTTCGCGGTTAA
- a CDS encoding argininosuccinate synthase, producing the protein MKKEVKKVVLAYSGGLDTSVILKWLQDEYKCEVVTFTADIGQGEEVEPARAKAISLGIKPENIYIEDLREEFVRDYVFPMFRANAIYEGEYLLGTSIARPLIAKRQSEIARITGADAVSHGATGKGNDQVRFEMGYLGQNSALTIIAPWREWDLNSREKLLAYAAEHGIKIEMSGKKSPYSMDANLLHISYEGGILEDPAAEPEESMWRWTVSPQNAPDEVEYIELGYEKGDPITLNGKALSPANMLEQLNIIAGRHGIGRADIVENRFVGMKSRGCYETPGGTIMLKAHRAIESLTLDREEAHLKDELMPRYAKLIYNGFWFAPEREMLQAAIDKTQQNVRGTVRLKLYKGNVMVVGRSSDLSLFNPEYCTFEEDSVYDQKDAGGFIKLNALRFIIAGKARKNK; encoded by the coding sequence ATGAAAAAAGAGGTCAAAAAAGTTGTTCTTGCCTACTCTGGCGGATTGGACACCAGTGTTATTCTAAAATGGCTCCAAGACGAGTACAAATGTGAAGTGGTAACCTTTACTGCTGACATTGGACAAGGAGAAGAGGTAGAACCGGCACGTGCAAAAGCGATTAGTCTTGGAATCAAACCTGAAAATATTTATATCGAAGATTTGCGCGAAGAGTTTGTCCGTGACTATGTATTTCCTATGTTTCGTGCCAATGCTATTTATGAGGGAGAATATCTATTAGGGACCTCTATTGCTCGACCTTTGATTGCAAAACGTCAATCTGAAATTGCTCGTATTACCGGAGCAGATGCAGTCAGTCACGGAGCAACCGGAAAAGGGAACGATCAAGTCCGTTTTGAGATGGGATATTTAGGGCAAAACAGTGCCCTCACTATTATCGCACCTTGGCGTGAATGGGATCTAAACTCGAGAGAAAAACTTCTTGCTTATGCAGCTGAGCACGGTATCAAAATCGAAATGAGCGGAAAAAAATCTCCATATTCTATGGATGCAAATCTTTTGCACATCTCCTATGAAGGGGGAATCTTAGAAGATCCTGCCGCTGAGCCCGAAGAGAGTATGTGGCGTTGGACGGTATCTCCTCAGAATGCACCGGATGAAGTAGAATACATTGAACTCGGCTACGAAAAAGGAGATCCAATCACCTTAAACGGTAAAGCACTCTCTCCTGCCAATATGCTTGAGCAACTTAATATTATTGCAGGACGTCACGGTATCGGTCGTGCCGATATCGTAGAAAACCGTTTTGTGGGGATGAAAAGCCGCGGATGTTACGAAACTCCGGGTGGAACCATTATGCTCAAAGCGCATCGTGCAATCGAGTCTTTAACATTGGATCGTGAAGAAGCGCACCTCAAAGATGAGCTAATGCCTCGTTATGCAAAACTAATCTATAACGGTTTTTGGTTTGCACCGGAGCGTGAAATGCTTCAAGCGGCAATTGATAAAACACAGCAAAATGTTCGAGGAACCGTCCGATTGAAACTTTACAAAGGAAATGTAATGGTAGTAGGACGTAGCTCAGATCTTTCACTCTTTAATCCAGAATATTGTACCTTTGAAGAAGATTCTGTATACGATCAAAAAGATGCCGGTGGATTTATTAAACTCAATGCATTACGTTTTATTATTGCCGGTAAAGCACGAAAAAACAAATAA
- the fliS gene encoding flagellar export chaperone FliS → MYNNNLAYSTYTQNNVGVESPEKLVQMMYEGILRFNMQAKRSINEGDIERRTYWINRSNAVFSELINILDFNHGEIAHYLAGLYNYQIRLLSEANLYSNPAKLDEVTGVVKALLDAWRESTNVAE, encoded by the coding sequence ATGTACAATAATAATTTGGCCTATAGCACTTACACTCAAAACAATGTCGGAGTTGAATCACCTGAAAAATTGGTACAGATGATGTATGAGGGAATTTTACGCTTCAATATGCAAGCAAAACGCTCTATTAACGAAGGTGATATCGAACGTCGCACCTACTGGATTAATCGTTCAAATGCCGTTTTTAGTGAACTTATTAATATCCTTGATTTTAACCATGGTGAGATAGCCCATTATTTAGCAGGATTGTATAACTATCAAATTCGCCTTTTATCAGAAGCTAATCTTTACAGTAACCCTGCCAAACTCGATGAAGTAACGGGTGTTGTCAAAGCACTTTTAGATGCTTGGAGAGAAAGTACCAATGTGGCTGAATGA
- a CDS encoding flagellar protein FlaG, which produces MEILQSTAKMQQSQMNTAKVAATQQTQSVQEIQKAQINQDKVAQQESDSKTQKVGSQEDMDKLIDQLNKSLDPFNTSLRFGFDNKSDDFYVSVVDTQSNRMLRRFPLEQAEQLLPKMKEVTGILFDHKG; this is translated from the coding sequence ATGGAAATCTTACAATCTACTGCTAAAATGCAGCAATCTCAGATGAATACAGCAAAAGTTGCGGCTACACAACAAACGCAAAGTGTTCAAGAGATTCAAAAAGCACAGATCAATCAAGATAAAGTAGCTCAACAAGAGAGTGATTCAAAAACACAAAAAGTGGGTAGTCAAGAAGATATGGATAAACTCATCGATCAGCTTAATAAATCGCTTGATCCATTTAATACCTCTCTTCGTTTTGGTTTTGACAATAAAAGCGATGATTTTTACGTATCCGTCGTTGATACCCAAAGCAATCGTATGCTACGTCGTTTTCCACTGGAGCAAGCTGAACAATTATTACCAAAAATGAAAGAAGTGACAGGAATACTTTTCGATCATAAAGGATAA
- a CDS encoding MFS transporter, with protein MKRYWTLLQNEPLLRRLSIIQLIAYFGAWFSNVAIYTLLIQLHVSATTIALVAALHFFAGVLQAPLSGVIIDRFSPKKLMILLTLTEISATLGLLLIHDISQLIWLYGLVFIRMGAASFQFTVEMSLLPRVLEGKALQYANEIHSVIWSFSYTAGMALGGAVVYYIGTTYAFLLDASLFMIVLMLLFTLTISVNIEKQHQTFVTMMGDAFRYIRQNKIVLHLMLLHAVVGFTAFDALVVLSVKQYYMDMIAVSLGIGLVHASRAIGLTIGPLFLGEWVTLERLRYLFVAEGLTIILWAIVIEHFYLSLLASVLVGLVTTTLWSYTYTLLQHHTQSDYYGRIVAYNDMIFLIVGGFVSLLIGFLVDIHIPLAIITVILGGAFLVAAFYYGWIRHHYTLFEIGHQ; from the coding sequence ATGAAACGCTATTGGACACTTTTACAAAACGAGCCGTTGCTTCGTCGTTTATCGATTATTCAGTTGATTGCCTATTTTGGTGCGTGGTTTAGTAATGTTGCTATTTATACCCTATTGATTCAATTGCATGTGAGTGCAACGACCATAGCCTTGGTTGCTGCACTCCATTTTTTTGCGGGAGTATTGCAAGCTCCATTAAGCGGGGTTATTATTGATCGATTTTCACCTAAAAAATTGATGATACTATTGACCCTGACTGAAATTTCAGCGACACTCGGATTGCTTTTGATTCATGATATTTCACAGTTAATTTGGCTTTATGGGTTGGTATTTATCCGTATGGGGGCGGCAAGTTTTCAATTTACGGTGGAGATGTCGCTATTACCCAGAGTACTGGAAGGGAAAGCACTTCAATACGCCAATGAGATACACTCTGTAATTTGGTCATTTTCTTATACAGCTGGGATGGCATTAGGGGGTGCTGTTGTCTATTATATTGGGACTACGTATGCTTTTTTACTCGATGCCTCTTTGTTTATGATAGTGTTAATGTTACTTTTTACCCTTACAATTTCTGTGAATATTGAGAAGCAACACCAAACATTTGTCACAATGATGGGAGATGCCTTTCGTTACATTCGGCAGAATAAAATCGTGTTGCATTTGATGTTACTTCATGCGGTGGTCGGATTTACTGCTTTTGATGCATTGGTGGTTCTTAGTGTGAAACAATACTACATGGATATGATTGCGGTTTCGCTCGGAATCGGTTTGGTACATGCTTCAAGAGCTATCGGATTGACAATAGGGCCACTTTTTCTAGGTGAGTGGGTCACATTAGAACGGTTGCGCTATCTTTTTGTTGCAGAGGGGTTAACGATTATCTTATGGGCTATAGTAATCGAACATTTTTATCTTTCGCTTCTCGCATCGGTTTTAGTGGGACTTGTGACAACTACCCTATGGTCGTATACCTATACTCTTTTGCAACACCATACACAAAGTGACTATTACGGTCGAATCGTTGCTTATAATGATATGATTTTTTTGATAGTTGGCGGATTCGTATCTCTGTTAATCGGATTTTTAGTTGATATCCATATTCCACTGGCAATCATTACGGTGATTTTAGGGGGCGCTTTTCTGGTCGCCGCATTTTATTATGGGTGGATACGACACCATTACACATTATTTGAAATTGGACATCAATGA